In the genome of Deltaproteobacteria bacterium, the window AGCGCCTTCTTTCCCTCACCTTTTAAGGAGTCTACTATCCTGACTATTGACGGTGTAGGCGAATGGGCAACTGCCTCTATATCCCACGGAAAAGATAATAGTATAACCATCCTTAAAGAACTGACATTTCCGCATTCACTTGGACTTCTTTATTCTGCATTTACATATTATCTGGGTTTTAAGGTCAACTCAGGTGAATATAAACTTATGGGGCTTGCACCTTATGGGGACCCAACATCAGAAAGGGTAAAAAGATACAAAGACCTTATCTGTTCAAATCTAATAGACATTAAAGACGATGGTTCTATATGGTTAAATCAGGAATATTTTGATTATGCGACAGGACTAAAGATGGTCAATGACGAAAAGTTTACGGAACTCTTTGGTGTTGCAAGGAGAAAACCTGAGTCAGATTTATTACAGGAACATTGTGATATGGCGTTAGCGATTCAAATGGTAACAGAGGATATAGTTTTTAAAATGGCTAATGAGGCACAGAAACTAACAAGGTCAAGGAACTTGTGTATGGCAGGAGGTGTGGCTCTTAACTGTGTGGCTAATGGCAGACTTCTGAAATCAAAACTGTTTGATGATATATGGATTCAGCCTGCCGCAGGGGATGCCGGAGGGGCATTAGGCGCTGCCTATACGGCATATCATATATATTACAATAAATCGCGCGCTACGGATGGCAAAAATGACAGGATGCAGGGTTCATATCTTGGTCCTGAATTTTCAAGCCTTGATGTAGAACTTATGGCAAGAACATATAAGGCAAGGCATACATTCTATGATGATTTTGAATCGCTCTGTGAGAAGACAGCAGAACTTTTGGACAAAGGTTATGCAATTGGATGGTTTCAGGGGAGGATGGAGTGGGGTCCGAGGGCATTGGGCAACAGGAGTATCATAGGGGATGCTAGGAGTCCTGAGATGCAGAAGAAATTAAATCTAAAGATAAAGTTCAGAGAGAGTTTCAGACCGTTTGCCCCTTCTGTGCTTTATGAGGATGAAGGTGAATACTTTGAAACGGACCATCCATCACCTTATATGCTTTTGATAGCAGATGTGTTGGAGAAGAGGAGAAACCCTTTGCCTGATGGGTATCACTCTATGCCTGTGAGAGAAAAACTTTATTATCTAAGGTCAGATATCCCTGCAATAACGCATCTTGATTATTCTGCAAGGCTCCAGACCGTGCATAAGGAAACAAATGAGAAATACTGGAAACTCATTCAGGCATTTAAGAAAAGGACAGGGTATGGTGTGATAGTAAATACGAGTTTTAATGTCAGGGGAGAACCTATAGTCTGCACCCCTGAAGATGCCGATAAATGTTTTATGCGGACAGAGATGAAGTATCTGGTAGTAGGTAATTTTATCTTTGATAAAAAAGACCAGCCAGAGTGGAGTGAAGCAATAGATTGGAGAGAGGAATATGGGTTGGATTAAGAGATGGGTAATGAATATAGGGTTAGTCCTTATCAGTATAGTTATTGCCGCACTTCTTGCAGAGATTGTCTTGAGATTTACAGAGTATAGATTATTAATGATACCAAAAAAAAATACTATACCCTTCAATATGTTTAAGGAAGATAAGGATGCAGGTTACGATATTAAAGAAAACAATAAAGTGGATACTGCAGTAGTTGAGGGAATTAAATTCCCGGTATGGTCAAATGAACTTGGTTGTTTTGACAAGAACGGTTATTGAAGAAAGATTAAACAGAAGGGTTTTAAAGTGTGGAGTTGGTGGATACGGCACAAGGCAAGAACTTTTAAAGACCAAGAAACTACTTGGTCAGATAGATAGTAAATCATCGGTAATTATTGTTGGTTATGGTATATTAAATGATTTAAGGGATGATTATCTTTTCCCAAATGCAACCGTCATAAAAGGCTATCTTGTTAGCAAAACAGTTTTTAGTGATAACAAACAAGATTTTACTGATACACGTACAGGCGAAAAATTGGTTTTTTCTGATAGTGAGTTAGAGAGCAGACTGGATAAAAAATTAAAAGAAATACAAAATGAGAAACCTGTCCATCCTATTAAAAAATGGTTAAGGTCATATTCTCTTATATATAATTTATTGAAAGAAATAAAGTTACTAGGATTGATGGGACAGAAATTAGGTATACTGCATGAACAGGTGATGCCCTCGCGTTCATCTCCACCACTATATATAAGGATGCCGCAAAAATATCTGTGGCTGGATACAGCGTGGAGCGACCATTTAAATAATATAAAAGAATTTAAACAGCTTGCGGACAGGATAGGGTCTAAGTTATTAATTGTTATAATCCCAAGCAAAGAGCAGGTTTATGAATTTCTTAAGCCAAATTATGAAGAAGGAGTAGACTGGAACTTTTCCAATAAAATGCTAAATTCCCTTTGTAGTAGAGAGAATATTGACTGTCTTGACTTGTTATCTGATTTCAAACAATACTCTAATCAATCACCAAAGAAATTTTTAAATCCATATAAAGACTTGTATTACAGATATGATGTGCACTGGAATATAAATGGTAATCGTTTGGCTGGTCTTTTGGTATCTAAATATATCATAGAAAAAGGGTTTGTTGATGTGGGAAATAAAGAAGATAAGTTATTTGAGATAGAAATGGGATTAAGGACATTTAGGGAAGAGAGATGAATATGGGCTGGATTAAGAATATAGACAAAAAGAATATACTAACCTTATTGTTGAGTATAATTGTTTCAATTTTTATATTGGAATTATTCCTAAAAGTTTATAATCCATTTCAGTTTCGTGTAAAAGGAAATAGGATAATACTGCAATCTAATGCAAAATATACGGTAAAGAATCATACGATACCTAAACTTGATAAGGTTATAGTACATACTAAAAATTCATTGGGATTTAGAGGGAGTGAACCACCACAGAATTTTGATGAGTATCTATCAATCATTACTATTGGAGGAAGCACCACAGAATGCAGGTTACTGTCGGATTGTAAAGATTGGGCGAATATCTTAAAAAGGGAATTAGATAATAGTTTTAAGAAGGTATGGCTAAACAATGCAGGGTTAGATGGGCATACTACATTTGGGCATACAGTACTCATGGAAGATTATGTTACAAAGAAATATAAACCCAAAATAGTATTATTTCTAATAGGACTAAATGATACGGGCAGGAAAAAATTGTCAACATTTGATAAATATAATGTAAAAAGGGAAAAGGATGAAACAATAGCGGAATATTTTAAATCAAAAGTGAATTTGTTGGCAGAATATTCGGAAATACTTAATTCTATAATTGGTATTTACAGATATAATCAGGCAAGAAGAGGAGAGTTGACCCATCGTCCTATAAATTTGTTAGAGTATAAACAGGCTGAGATTTCAGAAGATAAATCCCAGCAACTCATTAAAAAGCATA includes:
- a CDS encoding carbamoyltransferase, yielding MHILGISAFYHDSAASLIKDGDIIASAQEERFTRKKHDPSFPINAVKFCLNYSGISLNEVDAIVFYDKPFLKFERLLETYYAFAPRGWRSFLSAIPIWLKEKLFLKKLIYDELSKIDEIDKKKIRLLFTEHHLSHAASAFFPSPFKESTILTIDGVGEWATASISHGKDNSITILKELTFPHSLGLLYSAFTYYLGFKVNSGEYKLMGLAPYGDPTSERVKRYKDLICSNLIDIKDDGSIWLNQEYFDYATGLKMVNDEKFTELFGVARRKPESDLLQEHCDMALAIQMVTEDIVFKMANEAQKLTRSRNLCMAGGVALNCVANGRLLKSKLFDDIWIQPAAGDAGGALGAAYTAYHIYYNKSRATDGKNDRMQGSYLGPEFSSLDVELMARTYKARHTFYDDFESLCEKTAELLDKGYAIGWFQGRMEWGPRALGNRSIIGDARSPEMQKKLNLKIKFRESFRPFAPSVLYEDEGEYFETDHPSPYMLLIADVLEKRRNPLPDGYHSMPVREKLYYLRSDIPAITHLDYSARLQTVHKETNEKYWKLIQAFKKRTGYGVIVNTSFNVRGEPIVCTPEDADKCFMRTEMKYLVVGNFIFDKKDQPEWSEAIDWREEYGLD
- a CDS encoding SGNH/GDSL hydrolase family protein gives rise to the protein MGWIKNIDKKNILTLLLSIIVSIFILELFLKVYNPFQFRVKGNRIILQSNAKYTVKNHTIPKLDKVIVHTKNSLGFRGSEPPQNFDEYLSIITIGGSTTECRLLSDCKDWANILKRELDNSFKKVWLNNAGLDGHTTFGHTVLMEDYVTKKYKPKIVLFLIGLNDTGRKKLSTFDKYNVKREKDETIAEYFKSKVNLLAEYSEILNSIIGIYRYNQARRGELTHRPINLLEYKQAEISEDKSQQLIKKHTEDYLPYYKKRLKYLVELSKNNGIEPILITQPVLFGDAIDDVTGVNLAKISTGKVSGEINWEMDINGEVSWKVLELYHSITREVGKEEDVLVIDLAKEMPKSSKYYYDFVHYTNEGAEVVGKIVYKYMCPFIQNKFPEYSLGGCK